The following proteins are co-located in the Melanotaenia boesemani isolate fMelBoe1 chromosome 5, fMelBoe1.pri, whole genome shotgun sequence genome:
- the LOC121639493 gene encoding uncharacterized protein LOC121639493: MISGRMIPGRMISGRMIPGRMISGRMIPGRMISGRMIPGKTILDGMIPGRMIPGRMILDGAIPGRMIPGGTVLDGAIPVTMIPDRMVLNGAIPVRKIRVRMIPVTMIPVRMIPGRMIPGRTVLDGAIPVTMIPVRMIPGRMIPGRTVMDGAIPVTMISGRMIPGRTILNKAIPVRMIQGRMIPGMTVLDGAIPVRMIPGRMILDGAIQVRMIPGRMILDGAKQVRMIPAIPGRTIIGRIILDRAIPGRMTSGRTVLDGAIPGKIIQDRTILDGAIPGKTIQNRPILDGAMIPGRIILAER; this comes from the exons ATGATATCAGGTAGAATGATACCAGGTAGAATGATATCAGGTAGAATGATACCAGGTAGAATGATATCAGGTAGAATGATACCAGGTAGAATGATATCAGGTAGAATGATACCAGGTAAAACAATACTAGATGGAATGATACCGGGTAGAATGATACCAG GTAGAATGATACTGGATGGAGCAATACCAGGTAGAATGATACCAGGTGGAACGGTACTGGATGGAGCGATACCAGTTACAATGATACCAGATAGAATGGTACTGAATGGAGCGATACCAGTTAGAAAGATACGAG TTAGAATGATACCAGTTACAATGATACCAG TTAGAATGATACCAGGTAGAATGATACCAG GTAGAACGGTACTGGATGGAGCGATACCAGTTACAATGATACCAG TTAGAATGATACCAG GTAGAATGATACCAGGTAGAACGGTAATGGATGGAGCGATACCAGTTACAATGATATCAGGTAGAATGATACCAGGTAGAACGATACTGAATAAAGCGATACCAGTTAGAATGATACAAGGTAGAATGATACCAGGTATGACAGTACTGGATGGAGCGATACCAGTTAGAATGATACCGGGTAGAATGATACTGGATGGAGCGATACAAGTTAGAATGATACCAGGTAGAATGATACTGGATGGAGCGAAACAAGTTAGAATGATACCAG CAATACCAGGTAGAACAATAATAGGTAGAATAATACTGGACAGAGCGATACCAGGTAGAATGACATCAGGTAGAACAGTACTGGATGGAGCGATACCAGGTAAAATTATACAAGATAGAACGATACTTGATGGAGCAATACCAGGTAAAACGATACAAAATAGGCCAATACTGGATGGAGCAATGATACCAGGTAGAATTATACTGGCAGAGCGATAA